In the genome of Brachypodium distachyon strain Bd21 chromosome 3, Brachypodium_distachyon_v3.0, whole genome shotgun sequence, the window CAGGGAGACGCGGTGGCGAAGGAAGTGAAGCGCGGGGCGGAGGGTGTCCGGGATGGACGCGGCGAGCAGGCGAGGGGAGCGGGACACGGCGGcacggaggagaggagggggcagcggcgcggcggcggagaggaatCGGAGGGACTCCTCGGGAGGGGAGGTGAGGAGCGACGGGAAGGCTGCGAAGACGCGGGaggcgtcgccggaggagagTCCGtgtgagaggaggaggcgtaGGGAGGCCTGGAGAAGCGGGAGCGGCGCGGAGCGGAGCTCGGGGTGAAGGGCGAGGAGCGGGAATGGGTCCAGGTGGAGTTCCGCCGAGAGGAATTGGATCTTGCGGCGGAACtccacaccgccgccgccgccggagcggcGAGCAGGCGGGGCTGGGGCGGGATGTGgaagcggaggagggaggtgcGTATGGGCGAGCATCACGGTGCCGGAGTTCGTTCTTTTTTCTCAACGAGAATGGATGCTGTTATCCATAGCAGTACTGTTTTCCGGAAAATAATTAGGTGAGCCTCGCCCAAGGCTCGCTGCACCCCTCCGTTGATGGCCGCCACGAGGGTGGATTCAACGACGCCCTGCAACCGCAACTAACAATcacgggggaggaggaggaggtcgcaGACTAACAATtacgggggaggaggaggggcacGTGGCGGCCATCGGCAATCACGGGGGAGgagggtgggggggggggtgtgtTTACGTGGCAGCCATCCACGGAGGGGCACAGGAAGGCTTGGGTTAGCCTGGGGCTCACCCAATTATTTTCCCTGTTTTCCAATCTTTCGCTAGCCTGAATGCATTTTTTAAGATGAAACAGCG includes:
- the LOC100838407 gene encoding transcription termination factor MTEF1, chloroplastic, with the protein product MLAHTHLPPPLPHPAPAPPARRSGGGGGVEFRRKIQFLSAELHLDPFPLLALHPELRSAPLPLLQASLRLLLSHGLSSGDASRVFAAFPSLLTSPPEESLRFLSAAAPLPPPLLRAAVSRSPRLLAASIPDTLRPALHFLRHRVSLRRRPLPVAAALLLAFSVDRTLLPKLLFLGDATGLPDPAICAIIRRAPAILSCGIETNLTPKLQFLADGMGKDPATELTDFPHYFAFSLEGRIKPRHEALRLRGIEMSLKDMLTSSDDEFKERLLDAALAGNKDMI